In Candidatus Nomurabacteria bacterium, the DNA window TTGAAGGTTCTATATGTCCACCACTAAAAAACTTCCGAGACCTGCCTAACATCATCGATCAAATTTCTCACCTCAAAGATAAGACTGTTCTAACTGTATGTACGGGAGGTGTTAGATGCGAGAAGGCTTCTGGTTTTTTGATAACCCAAGGATTCAAAGACGTATATCAACTAGATGGAGGAATAGTTTCTTATATGGAAAAGTATCCCAATGAAGATTTCAAAGGAAAGCTCTATGTTTTCGACAACAGGAAGACTATGGGATTTTATACAGATGATACAAGCCACGAAATTATAGGTGCTTGTGAATCTTGCGGAAAGTCTTGTGAACAATACACAAACTGTAGCGATGTTGAGTGTCACGCACACTTTTTATGTTGCAAAGAATGTTTAGAAAAAAACGGAGGTAAGCTTTCTTGCCCAACAGGATGCCATTATGACAGAAGTGGTAATGAGATAAAAAAGAATATATTTGCTAATATATATAAAGAATTAAAATCAAAATGGAAAAGGACTTAAAACAATCTCTTCACCCGATGACACTGGCGATGAAAGAAGCCATAAGTGTTTTTTCTGAAATCGGTTTTGAGTTTGTTTCTGGACCAGAGCTTGAAAGTGAGTGGTATTGTTTCGACGCATTAAACGTTCCAAAAGACCACCCCGCTAGAGATATGCAAGATACTTTCTTTATAAAATCAAAAGAAAGGTCTGAAGACTCAAGAGAAAGTTTTGTTTTGCGTACACATACAACTTCTGCAACTGCGCGAGCAGTAGAAAAGGCCGGCAAAGATGGTAGGATTCCGTGTGCGTTTGTTTCTATCGGAAAAGTTTTCAGAAACGAATCGACAGATGCAACTCATGAAGCCATGTTCTTCCAAATAGATGGGATGCTCGTTGTTCCAAATGAGATGGCAGAGGAGGCCAGTGTTTCTAGACTCAAGGGTACACTTCTACACTTTTATAAAAAAATGCTCGGAGAAGATGTTGATATACAACTAAGACCGAGTTTTTTTCCGTTTGTTGAACCAGGACTAGAGGTCTGGCTTAAGTTTCAAGAT includes these proteins:
- a CDS encoding phenylalanine--tRNA ligase subunit alpha, whose amino-acid sequence is MEKDLKQSLHPMTLAMKEAISVFSEIGFEFVSGPELESEWYCFDALNVPKDHPARDMQDTFFIKSKERSEDSRESFVLRTHTTSATARAVEKAGKDGRIPCAFVSIGKVFRNESTDATHEAMFFQIDGMLVVPNEMAEEASVSRLKGTLLHFYKKMLGEDVDIQLRPSFFPFVEPGLEVWLKFQDRWLEVMGAGIIHPNVLKNLGLDPEKYTGFAFGGGLDRIVMVKWNIPDVRL
- a CDS encoding rhodanese domain-containing protein, which codes for MYQILLFYKYVFIENPEEVASWQRELQERFSLRGRTIVAKEGINVTLEGKKEDTENYIKEVEKDPRFQNIHWKKSEGTGRAFPKISVKVRPEIVALKLGVCDVDPNQVTGKRLKPEELHSWLNPQNNGGSPDHSENGLGIKEGREFYVIDMRNIYEHKVGRFEGSICPPLKNFRDLPNIIDQISHLKDKTVLTVCTGGVRCEKASGFLITQGFKDVYQLDGGIVSYMEKYPNEDFKGKLYVFDNRKTMGFYTDDTSHEIIGACESCGKSCEQYTNCSDVECHAHFLCCKECLEKNGGKLSCPTGCHYDRSGNEIKKNIFANIYKELKSKWKRT